A stretch of DNA from Telopea speciosissima isolate NSW1024214 ecotype Mountain lineage chromosome 5, Tspe_v1, whole genome shotgun sequence:
AAATAAACTCtcttccatagttgtcaaggcgtcgcctagcctggtcgcctaattggtgtcgccttgattttggaccctctccactgccttgggtcgcctagacgccgtgacatcTATGCTCTCTTCTGATCAACTAATACCTCCAATGTTTCAGTACCTGCAACACAGCATACAGCTCCAAATTATAAGTAGCCTCTGTTCTGCATCATCTACATTGATCTATCAAAAATTTCATGAACTAAGTTGTATGCATTCATTCCTTTTTTATTATACACGTTTTTTTTAATACAGATTCCACTTGCTACTTTTGTTGAATGCAAATTCCACTTGCCACACATTTGTTGAATACAATGGGGCAGTAACCTGCTTTTGCTAGCAATATTAGTTGGTAGGCAAACAACAATTGTTGATTGAACATTACCAACACTACTATATGTACCATAGTGATATCTTATGGTTGATGACTTAAATGTCCTCATTATTAGCTTGTTCTTGGTTACTTTTCAAAGTAGGACACTGTGGTGAGTATATGATGTGATCTTATGTGTCCTGTATTCTCTGGGGACGATCTTTGGTTGATAGCTAAACGACAGGATAGCTTGCCTCAGATCTCTATGTTCAATGGTTGTTGGACTGTTCCTTGAGGTGGATGGAATCACAACGAAGGCTAAGTACGGACTCTtcaaaataatcgaggccacaAGTTGAAAGCCACTAGGATTTTGAATTCTTTGGTGATGTGGGTAGTCAAAGAAGTGTCTTCGTGAGAGGAGCCTTGGATTGTTCTTGGGAGAAAGTTACTCTCTGACTCTTTCATGTTGGTGCTGAAGGAAAGTTATTATTTTGGTGAAAGTCTGATGCAAGATTTAAGCAGTATTCCATGTTAGGAAGACCAGTCAATCCCTAATACAGCTAGTACCTACACATATGATGGCCCAAGTAATCTGTTTCATTCGTAAATATTTTTTGCACCACTTATATGTTATGTATAATATGAACAACGTAGATCTTGGGGATGACCTTAATCAAGCAATGAGTTTTGCATCAAGAAAAAATTGACATCAACTAGTATAAGGGTACTATTACAGTATTACCAGTGTACTCTCTTCTGGGTTTTGTGATTTCTTTACAAGGTGTGGGGTCTGATCTCACCTCACTGAACATTGTCACAGCTACGTGGGATTGGATGCCCAGATTCTCTTATGTAGTAGAGCCATATATGCTCTTAGCTCATAAGAGCTCTTATCTTTGCACACTTGGGTCCAACTCATCCTCGGGCATTTTGTTGGCCTTTCGAGTGCCTCCAGTTTATACCACTCCTCATCCCGCCTATTCGTAATATGCGGCGTCTGGTTCAGACATTCAGCAAAAGTCGTAGTTTTTATTGGTTGACACATGATGATTTCATGAAGTTTGTACTTTCCATGCTTCAACCAGTTCTACGTTAGCTCTATTATTAGAAATTTCACCACCATAATCGTTCCTTCGCTGATTTCATAGAGGGTGGATTGATTGTTTGGAGCacttttaaattctttttttggtgTGTATGGCCCACATTTACTTTGACTGTTCCCCCTTGGTCTCTTAAATTTTGAAGGGTCTCAattaattctttttcttcttttgtttgcttTATGGTCTCAATTAATTCAAGGTAATAATAAACAGGAAAAGTATATTTTTGCTTGTAAATTTACGAATCAGTGTTGGAGGATGAAGCCTACCATCTGGATGAGGTTAATGGAATGGTTTCCCACCCAGTGACATGGCAGCCATGTCTTACATTCTGATAGgttgtaatctctctctctctctctctggggtATAAGTTCCATGTGTCTACTCGTTTATCCCTACATTATCCCCTGGAATTGAATCTGATCCTCAAAATCTCTCTCAAATCTTTAATTCTATAGATTCTGTTACCCTATGAAATTATCAGAGACCCTCGCTCCCCACTATCATATTGTAAACAGTTAAACACAACCTTGAGCACGAATGCATGCACTGTTTGGTAACAAGATGGGCCCACCAGTGCTTTCAGTTCTAACCAATTAATCATATCCTGTGAAAATTCCAAGACACGAAATACAATTGTAACTTATTACTAAATCGTTTTATTTCTTAATGTGTATAATTATTTTAGCGTAAAGCTAAGAACTAGCAGTCCTTTTTAACGTTTACATGCAAGGTATAACAGTATGACCTAGAATCTCTATTCTGTTACCCCCCAATGTTCATGATCAAAACTTTGTATAATCTTTGGATGAATAATATcattttttgttgtttaatGTTATTATATTCAGCTAGTTAGGAAAGTCTGGTGGATCTCGGAAAAGTACTTTTCATGTTCAATTTCTTTTCAATATTGCTGGTTCTTCATGTACTGCATTGGCTTCAGCTTTTATCTACTGAGATATCCATGGGGTAATAGGTGAAATTGTTttgagtcgagtcaaaattgaATCGAAAAAGTGTTTTGTTACATTACAGTGGCTTGGATGATAAGGTGATTATCTTATTGACCTTATGTGAAGATAGTTGTCAGAACAGGACCCCTTATTTATTACCTGAAAAGTTCCTTTTTATTTGGGGTAGGGGGTGGGAGATTATTTTCCCCATTATTGATGGAGCTCATCGAAATCATTATTCTCTTTTAAAAGGCCAAATTATCAAAGCTACTGCATCTTAGTTACAGAAATATAATTGATTGTGAATGTATTATTACTCATTACAGTTATTTAACCCCCTTCATTTTTCCTAGTTGATCTACACGTCGGTCCTTCTGAAATTGTATTTTATTCAGTTATAAACCCCTTGATCCATGaatgttcttttattctcttttaaCAGATTGAAAGTAGGTTATTTAGAAACAGTTCATGGAGGCCAAATTCTTTCGCTTTCTTAAGATCGTTGGTGTGGGTTTCAAAGCAAGAGCTGAAGCGGAAGGTCGCCTTCTGTACCTGAAATTAGGCTACAGCCATGAGGTTGAACTGGTGGTTCCACCAGCTGTTCGTGCGTTCTGCTTTAAGCCAAACATAGTTTGTTGCACTGGAATAGACAAACAAAGAGTGCACCAGTTTGCTGCCTCTGTTCGCAGTTGTAAACCTCCTGAAGTTTACAAGGGCAAAGGTATAATGTATATTGATGAAGTTATAAAGAAAAagcaaggaaagaaaaaataattgcGCGACTGAAAAGGGGATTGTGTTGGCCGCGGTGGTAGTTTCCCATCATCTCTGTTGTTGGAACTGGTTTTTCCTCCCTGCTTTAAAgaattttgaattatttgaaaATATTGCAAGAAAGTTTGAGCATCTTTTTTGGTCACAGAAGCGTATTGCATTCTGAGGCTAGGGCATCATTTTCTTAATGTACTCCCTCTGTAGACTTTATCCCATGAATGAGAGATTTAGCAATTCTATTGGGTCTGGAAAGTTGGACTGTATTCAGGCCAAGTCCCAGGACAAGCACACTTTGCATGTGGACCTCTTGTGCAGCCTCAGTATTCGAACTCCCCAAAAAGTCTTTCAAGGTTATGTTTACAGGCTAACTAATCAGTGCTAGCTCAACATAATTCCTACTATTATGTGCAACATTCTACAATTGTTTGAACTCTTTAAACTCAGAATAGATCATATAACAACGAAAATAATTTCAAATCCCAACTATCTAAAACATCAGAATTAAAATTGTTCACTGCTATAAGACAGAACACCACTGCCTGATGGAGCTTCAAGTCTCTTCACTAATTGGAAGGTGAAGCTTCGAGATTGCTGCTGCATTCTCTACTCTCGACTCTAGCTTGGACTTGATATGAGCCGGACAACAGAACAAAGTGCGCACCATCAAGAAGCACCAGATGAAAGATAACTGTCATCAGAAGTAACCACTGCAGAATTGGTAAAGTCATTCTTTATAATCACATCAAACCATATTACTGAGTCTAGCAGCAAAGTATTCTTTAAATATGGATTGGGTTGGTTTCCATACTGCTGAAGAAACAGGGGGATGAGTTATGGATTCAGTACTCAAacattaaggctgtgtttggtatgcttaCTCAGAATAGATTCTGgatttagaatgcattctggaaCCTAATTATATTCTTCCCTATTTTCTCATTTCAGAATGTGTTCTAGACTTAGAATCTATTCCCATGATGCATACCAAAACACAACCTAAAATCTCTCAAAATTAACCTACTGCCAGAAGAAACATGAATTTTTTGAGGGTTCAATGTCAAATACAGTGTCCGTTTGATAACACTCCAAGAAATGCGTTTTATTGTTCtaagaaatggaaaaacaccCCAAAAAGTGTTTGATAAACACGTTTCGTTTTAATGTTTTttgaaacataaattaaaatttatgggTCAGAGAACGGGTTTGACGAAACAAGTATgacttgtttttctgtttttttgaaACAATTTTATGGAAACTTGTGCCCgataaaataaagaaggggcggggggggggggggggggaatagttGTTCCCGATAAAAAGCTTAAGCGCCATCGACTCTCCTCCAACCTCAAGCTCCAGCACCATATCGACTCTCCTCCAACCTCAAGCTCCATCACTCGAGAGTTACTATCGCCTGCAACTCGCCATTGCCATCTAGGGTTagttttactattgctttcttcttcttctttttacctAGATTAGGGGTTTTGAAATGAAATCCCTAATCTCTTCGCTTCATCTTGGAAATAGGGTTTGTAGGTTAGTTTCGTTTTTGTTTGTCCGCTAGTAAAGAGGATAATGTTTCTGGTAATGCCATTGGTGTTCCAATTGTGTTCTGGAACTGTTTCCGAAACAGGTTTACCCAATGCTTTTAAATACCCCAAAAACTATTTCTCGGCACAGAAACGAAAAAACCTGTTTCTGGTGTTTCTCAGCAAGGAAACAACAGAAACAGTATCAAATGGTGCCTCAATTTTGAGAACCATGGAAAGGATAGCGATGGGAGAGGGTCATGACCTCTTCTAAAAAAAAGATATAAGGGGAAAGTGTGATATGCTCCTAGGTCGTTCACATTTGAAATCTTTTCTCACTTTTTCAACAAAGATGTATTGCAAATGCTCCACTAAAACCGCCGCCACCACCTCTCCACTacttccacctccacctccaccaccgctaccaccaccaccaccacctccaccatcaccatcgccaccacctccacaaccgccaccaaatttttgggtattcaatggtttttttgaaaatttagaaAAGTTCCAGAAACAAAAATTATTGTGAATAACAAAggtgtttctatttttttcttggcccagaaatagaaattaatatGTGTTACCAAATGCGTTTTTTGTTTAGAAATTCGGCCCaataacaaaaatacaaaaaatcatttttggaatagaaacatGGCTATCATGCAGGCCCTTTAACTACTTAATATTTTATCTCGACCATGCAATTTTCACTTTCCATCAATGTGACTCTACCTCTAGCAGCTCAGGGCCTCCTATTTGATGATTTGAGACACTGACACTTAACAGGATATTGCTTTAGGATTGAACCTCAATCATCACTCTCGCTGGAGCTTTCTAATCCTCTTTTACTAGTAAAGGACTTTACACAATTTTTACTGTACCTTTTATATGTTCCTGTTACAAAAAAAGTAGTGATTGAACAAGAAAACTCAAGCCTCATGATTCATGAAAGGGGTCTTGCGATACCCGGCCATTTACAATATCAAATCACTTGGTAGACAAAGTTCTTAAGTGAATTAttcttgtattattttttattttagacaAACGATTAAAATGATATTAAGGAAAATCAGCAGAGGAGGATCTCCCGTTTTAAAAAGTCATATTTACAAAAAAAGCAGGTGGATTAAGCCACCAGGTTCTAGATAAAACAAACTTAGAAGCTCCTGTTGTAAGGAATTGAGCTTCCTTATTCAAAGATCTAAGGATAATGCAGGCCTAGACGGTTAATTGTTTCATGTAGTGTTCCAGGTTGTATCACCAGATCAAGCACGTATAATTTATCAAATCTTTGACTAAAAAaattctgtccgggagtgtgagccctgtgcccagacacatgagggatGAAATGCCTGCCCTGCCCCCAATGAAATGTGCAAATGATGTCCGCTTGATTCCCTTGTGCTCTCTCTCATTGGCCCATGCACAGGAGCCACGCTCCAACATTTCCCCATGCCAAATTATTTTCTTTGCCTCCACTGCAGCTGTTATgaatttactttttctttttggcaaCGGGTGAATACTATTGCTTTGGTGCACCCCAAAAAACATGAACACATCAGAACTTTCCTCAGTTGATAGAATAGAGACCAACTCACCTGATGCAACTAATCACAATCTCATATGTGGTTCAGAGTTCATCAAGCTATTCTTCATAGGCCTTCACGGATCTCCAATTACTACATCATCGCCGAGATCTGCATAATTGATAAAACGCTCTCCGGAATGAACCAATTTAGCACAATACTACACCAAAATATGGTGTGATAGTGCGAAAAGGGCCCAAGAGGGGTCCTATTGGGACTAACGTTTGACCAATGACAAAGTAAACAGGACGGTGGGACCGTATTTGAGGAAAATCAAACACATGTTGTGCCAACGTCAAGTTTACAACGGCTGATGCAGCAGAAGGTCCAAATAAACACTGTACAACATTATATAAGATCACCATATGATCACCAGTATCACAAAGAGTTTGTAAATACAGAGGatatcaggatcgtctccagggagctcagcatccagggtgctgccagggggtatccaacggttgagctgtgccgcacacatctcgatgcatgcctagggatgtatGCGGCACTGCCCAAAGGCTGGCAGCACCCTAGACGTGCTGGGCTCACTGGAGATGAGCTAAATTCAAATATAGATTGTAACCTTGTGTTGTGTTAAGAACATGATTCTAGGTGCTGGTTCCCTGAAGATGAGCTAAATTCAAATACAGATTGTAACCTTGTGTGTGTTAAGAACATGATTCTGATCAGACATAGAGTGACCCGGATGATTGGACTGGCCACGATGTGATCTTATGTTGGACTTTCAGTTAGGTGAATTTCATGATTAACTCCCATCTCTTATACTATTTTTCTAATCCAATCCAAAGGTCAAATGTTACGGCTTCAGATATTCCCTCTTCACCATGTATGAGGTTGAAGAGAAACTGAGTCTGACAACACATACATACACTGATACACCCAATCTCCAGGGCTTGATTGTCTTGTATGAAGTTTAGAAAGGTGTCCTTTTCATCAGGACCCCAGATTTCACTCCTTGTAATAACACAGATTTTCTACGGTGTGCTGCCTTGTCCTAcgtgtgctgcgcagacacaaggcCATGTGCAGTGACCACTTTACCCCCACTCGGATAAGGCGTTCGGGGTAGAGGTAAGACGGTCAATGAGCACCGCCTTGTGTCTGCGCAGTATGGCAGGACGGGCAGCCCCCGcggtagaagatctggatccctcCTTGTAAAGCAATTCTAAGCTAGTAGTGGTGTACAAGGCTATGAAGGCCTAGAAGCTAACCACAAAAGGTTATCGACAGGAATTGGGTGTGAATCAATTGTGTGAAATCAGTAAAGGAAGTATATGTTCTATTCTTCCAATTACCACTTCCTTGCACAGGTTTGTCAAATCTTATTGCAGATGACATTTGAAGGCCAATCTTATTATGAGAATACTTGGTGTGAGATCTCATTATCTTCCCCAAAAGGGAAGTAGTTATCTTCCATTGCCCTTTACTTTAAGCTTTTCTTTATATGTTCTGCATTTTTATACAAGTAACCCTTCTTGTTAGGTACCCATTACTACTTTCAATTAACTTCTCTttgttactctctctctctctctgtctctttcttGTTGCTTTCAACTGGTTAGTTAAGAGGCTTCAAACAGTGAGAGGTTGGTGTCATAGTTTAGTGCAGAATTACTATGGAGATGATTTTTAACTCCTAGCTTTAGTAACTATTAGTGAAGTTTCAAGTTATacagatcctctatggcgcgCAGACATAGGACCGCATGCAATGTCCTCCTTACCCCTGCTAAGGCAAGACGCTCAGGCAGGAGTAAGGCGGTCGTTGCACGCGGCCCTGTATCTGCACCACTAAAGCTATTACGGGCAGCGCAACATAGAAGATCAGGATCCTTGTAAACACAAGTACGTTTGTACTTTGTAATACTCAATACTTGCATATACATACGAATAGTGTGCATTGTATGTATGACATTTAAAAGGGGTCCCACATATAATGCAATTAATTGTCATCAAAAGGGTGTGAGACACTTTTATTGGTAGTAGTTGTGTTTCACCTTCAACTTTCTCTCATGGCTACTTAGCTTTACTTTACATCCAAGGAATCCTTTTCACCTTCTGCTTCTATTATAGAGAACATCTTGATTAACCTCACAAATGCCCATTTGTATTGGTCATATTCTGTGTCTTCTAGTCAAGAAATAATCatataatgagagagagagagagagagagagagagatcttacgaTCTCATTTAGTGGCAAACCAACTCATAAATCATAATGTGAGTTATCAAAGTGGGTGGAAAGAAATTTAAAAGCCTTTTATAAATGGGATTAATGATTCTGGAGACtgcttttctttcttggaaAATTTACTGCAGCCCATCTTTTGAATGGTTGGATATTGAAATCCACAAACTATTTGGAACACTAGCTTGTGATGGGGACCATAGTTCAAGGTCTCTGTATCGTATCCGTCGTATTCACTACTATGTAAGAATGTCTTGTATTTCATCGCTTGCATAATAAGTGGGTTGATTCCGAAAGGCCATTCAAAGGTTATAAGGATCAAAGGTAAAATTCATATATAGGGTTTCAATATAAATTTGTAGcgagggttctttctctgtagTTAATTTGAGAAAGGTGTGAGGACGAGTGATTGTAAATCTATTCACCATTAATATGAAATAAATCTTATCTCACCGTGGATTTAAGCAGTCTTgttgaaccatgtaaatccaTGTATTCATTGTTTGATTGTTTGTTAGCGATTTGCATTTTTTTCTGTATCACTATAGATTTCGTTTTTACATATTTTGTAGAACTGGGTATGGATATAGTTCTGAACCACACAGTTCACCAAAAGTGAGGAAAAATAAAGTATAAAAACAGCCCAAATTGGTATCTAATTGAGttgtctttgtctttgttcTTGTTTTGTCCAAACATTGGCCTACATCACAGGAAAACCACAAACTGGAACTTCTTATGCAtggtctgctcttgtttcttttgtttagaATCAGAATTTCAGAACTTTCAAAATAAAAGTGGACAACACATCAAATGCTCCCTACTATTCCCATAAACATCTGTGATTAGAGTTTAGGTTAGTTTTGAGTTTATATTTTCCTCTTACTTGTGGATATTAATTCATTGCCTATGGCGAAGTGAGAatctctttatttatgtactctATTATTCTTTAATAGAGATAGTTCAATGGTATATGAAGACACATTTAAAATCCCAGATAACCGATGTGAGATTATAATTGTATAACTCTCGACATCAAAACACACATGTACTTTTACTGGCTTGATGTGAGAGATTTCATTCCGCAACGACAGCGCATGACGTTCCCCTACCTAAATCTAGCTTACATTATCAGCTTGGGTCTCAATACCTATCTTATTGTCGTCTGGTCTCACCCTAACTCGGTCTAACTCGGATCTAACCAGGCCAACTATTTGAATATAACGTCTCCACTACCACACATCAGCATCAGTCCATAAAGTTCAGTAGTTAACATCAGACAACGCATATATTacatattcttttttttaaaattaaaataaaataaagagaagatcCTCTTTTCAACAGTTCACATACACGTAAGACATGCATATATGtatttttaatattaataataaaatttgatCCCGTTGAGGATAAACGTCAGTAAAAACTGCTCCTTTTGGCGTGGGGACTTGATAGACAATTTATGGGTGTCAAAATCCAATCCgaattggttgaaccggtttgAATCAATCAAAAAAAACGAACCAAAACCAACTCTAATTGTgcagttttggtttttttgaaactggtacaaaatagaaatcaatcgGATAAACCATTAAGCTGATTGAaatgaaaccaaaccgattaaaACTCGGTTACAAAATAGAATTGACACAATGACAAGTCACTTGCATCAGTTCCGTCCGTAGTTTCTTTGTTCTTTAGTTGAACATTGGATTGCTATAGACTTGCAATTCGATTCGTTAATTCTTCTGAAATATCTTGAACTAGCCCATATTACTGACACAACTGATTGGGTATATAGAACTAATATTAGGAAAAAAACCCATCAGACGAACATAATTGCATTCTAACGAATCGATCACAATTAGGGCATCAATTGGCCACCAAGAACATCTCCAACATATATCTTGAGAAGAATATCGAGCAAGGGTGTGTTTTCAAATATCCCTTTTATGGT
This window harbors:
- the LOC122662003 gene encoding 60S ribosomal protein L6, mitochondrial-like gives rise to the protein MEAKFFRFLKIVGVGFKARAEAEGRLLYLKLGYSHEVELVVPPAVRAFCFKPNIVCCTGIDKQRVHQFAASVRSCKPPEVYKGKGIMYIDEVIKKKQGKKK